A DNA window from Castanea sativa cultivar Marrone di Chiusa Pesio chromosome 7, ASM4071231v1 contains the following coding sequences:
- the LOC142643215 gene encoding auxin-responsive protein SAUR23-like — MAIRLPSIMHAKHILRQSNSFGKKVSSPSIDVPKGYITIYVGESERRRFIMPLTFLNQPSFQELLSKAEEEFGFDHPMGGLTIPCSEEIFIDLTSHLYEL; from the coding sequence ATGGCTATTCGTTTGCCCAGTATTATGCATGCTAAGCACATTCTCCGACAATCAAACTCATTTGGAAAGAAAGTATCTTCGCCATCCATAGATGTTCCAAAAGGCTACATTACAATATATGTAGGAGAGAGTGAAAGGAGGCGCTTCATAATGCCTTTAACATTTTTGAACCAGCCTTCATTTCAAGAATTGCTAAGTAAAGCTGAGGAAGAATTTGGATTCGATCATCCAATGGGTGGTCTCACAATCCCCTGCAGTGAAGAGATCTTCATTGATCTCACTTCTCACTTATATGAATTGTGA
- the LOC142643203 gene encoding auxin-responsive protein SAUR21-like, with protein MNAMAIHLPRIINAKNILWRSNSSAKQVASTSIDVPKGNVAVYVGESEKRRFIIPISFLNQPSFLELLSKAEEEFGYDHPMGGLTIPCNEDIFIDFTSRLHEL; from the coding sequence ATGAATGCTATGGCCATTCATTTGCCTCGAATCATAAATGCTAAGAACATTCTCTGGCGATCAAACTCATCTGCAAAGCAAGTTGCTTCAACATCTATAGATGTTCCAAAAGGCAATGTTGCAGTATATGTTGGAGAGAGCGAAAAGAGGCGCTTCATAATTCCTATATCATTCTTGAACCAGCCTTCTTTTTTAGAATTGCTAAGTAAGGCTGAGGAAGAATTTGGGTATGATCATCCAATGGGTGGTCTCACAATTCCTTGCAATGAAGACATCTTCATTGATTTTACTTCTCGCTTACATGAATTGTGA
- the LOC142643213 gene encoding auxin-induced protein 15A-like, with protein sequence MAIRLPGIMHAKQILRRSNSFGKKVSSPSIDVPKGYIAIYVGESERRRFIIPISFLNQPSFQELLRKAEEEFGFDHPMGGLTIPCSEEIFFDLTSHLYKL encoded by the coding sequence ATGGCCATTCGTTTGCCAGGTATTATGCATGCTAAGCAAATTCTCCGACGATCAAATTCATTTGGAAAGAAAGTGTCTTCACCATCTATAGATGTTCCAAAAGGCTACATTGCTATATATGTTGGAGAGAGTGAAAGGAGGCGCTTCATAATTCCTATATCATTTTTGAACCAGCCTTCATTTCAAGAATTGCTACGTAAAGCTGAggaagaatttggatttgatCATCCAATGGGTGGTCTCACAATCCCCTGCAGCGAAGAGATCTTCTTTGATCTCACTTCTCACTTATATAAATTGTGA
- the LOC142643205 gene encoding auxin-induced protein 15A-like: MAIRLPGIMHAKHILRRSNSFRKQLASTSIDVPKGYIAVYVGESEMRRFVIPISFLNQPSFLELLSKAEEEFGYDHPMGGLTIPCSEDIFIDLTSRLHEL, translated from the coding sequence ATGGCTATTCGTTTGCCCGGTATTATGCATGCTAAGCACATTCTTCGACGCTCCAACTCATTCAGAAAGCAATTAGCTTCAACATCTATAGATGTTCCAAAAGGCTACATTGCAGTTTATGTTGGAGAGAGCGAAATGAGGCGCTTTGTAATTCCTATATCATTCTTGAACCAGCCTTCATTTCTAGAATTGCTAAGTAAGGCTGAGGAAGAATTTGGGTATGATCATCCAATGGGTGGTCTCACAATTCCTTGCAGTGAAGACATCTTCATTGATCTCACTTCTCGCTTACATGAATTGTGA
- the LOC142643209 gene encoding auxin-responsive protein SAUR21-like, with amino-acid sequence MAIHLLGIMHAKHILRRSNSFGKPVASTSINVPKGYIAIYVGESERRRFVIPISFLNQPSFQELLSKAEEEFGFDHPMGGLTIPCSEDIFINLTSRLYEL; translated from the coding sequence ATGGCCATTCATTTGCTCGGTATTATGCATGCTAAGCACATTCTCCGACGATCAAACTCATTTGGAAAGCCAGTAGCTTCAACATCTATAAATGTTCCAAAAGGCTATATTGCAATATATGTTGGAGAGAGTGAAAGGAGGCGCTTTGTAATTCCTATATCTTTTTTGAACCAGCCTTCATTTCAAGAATTGCTAAGTAAAGCTGAggaagaatttggatttgatCATCCAATGGGTGGTCTCACAATTCCCTGCAGTGAAGACATCTTCATCAATCTCACCTCTCGTTTATATGAATTGTGA
- the LOC142643202 gene encoding auxin-induced protein 15A-like — MATRLLSIMHAKHILRRSNSFGKQVASTCIDVPKGYIAIYVGESERRRFVIPISFLNQPSFQELLSKSEEEFGFDHPMGGLTIPCSEDIFINLTSCLYELRDGST, encoded by the coding sequence ATGGCCACTCGTTTGCTCAGTATTATGCATGCTAAGCACATTTTGCGACGATCAAACTCATTTGGAAAGCAAGTAGCTTCAACATGCATAGATGTTCCAAAAGGCTACATTGCAATATATGTTGGAGAGAGTGAAAGGAGGCGCTTTGTAATTCCTATATCATTTTTGAACCAGCCTTCATTTCAAGAATTGTTGAGTAAATCTGAggaagaatttggatttgatCATCCAATGGGTGGTCTAACAATTCCCTGCAGCGAAGACATCTTCATCAATCTCACTTCTTGCTTATATGAATTGCGAGATGGTTCTACTTAG
- the LOC142643211 gene encoding auxin-responsive protein SAUR21-like, translated as MAIRLLGIMHAKHIFRRSNSFGKQVASTSIDVPKGYIAIYVGESERRRFVIPISFLNQPSFQELLSKAEEEFGFDHPMGGLTIPCNEDIFINLTSRLYEL; from the coding sequence ATGGCCATTCGTTTGCTCGGTATTATGCATGCTAAGCACATTTTCCGACGATCAAACTCATTTGGAAAGCAAGTAGCTTCAACATCTATAGATGTTCCAAAAGGCTATATTGCAATATATGTTGGAGAGAGTGAAAGGAGGCGCTTTGTAATTCCTATATCATTTTTGAACCAGCCTTCATTTCAAGAATTGCTAAGTAAAGCTGAggaagaatttggatttgatCATCCAATGGGTGGTCTCACAATTCCCTGCAACGAAGATATCTTCATCAATCTCACTTCTAGATTATATGAATTGTGA
- the LOC142643207 gene encoding auxin-responsive protein SAUR21-like: protein MAIRLLGVMHAKHILRRSNSFGKQVASTSIDVPKGYIAIYVGESERRRFVIPISFLNQPSFQELLRRAEEEFGFDHPMGGLTIPCSEDLFINVTSQLYDL, encoded by the coding sequence ATGGCCATTCGTTTGCTCGGTGTTATGCATGCTAAGCACATTCTACGACGATCAAACTCATTCGGAAAGCAAGTAGCTTCAACATCTATAGATGTTCCAAAAGGCTACATTGCAATATATGTTGGAGAGAGTGAAAGGAGGCGCTTTGTAATTCCTATTTCATTTTTGAACCAGCCTTCATTTCAAGAATTGCTAAGAAGAGCTGAggaagaatttggatttgatCATCCAATGGGTGGCCTTACAATTCCCTGCAGCGAAGACCTCTTCATCAATGTCACTTCTCAATTATATGACTTGTGA
- the LOC142643206 gene encoding auxin-responsive protein SAUR21-like, with protein MAIRVPAIMQVKQILRRSVLSSKEAAFTAKKVPKGYFAVYVGEEQKKRFILPISYLNEPSFQKLLSKVEDEFGFDHPMGGLTIPYGEDVFMDLTSRLNGS; from the coding sequence ATGGCTATCCGAGTTCCTGCCATCATGCAAGTTAAGCAGATTCTCCGCAGGTCTGTTCTGAGTAGTAAAGAAGCAGCTTTTACTGCCAAGAAAGTTCCAAAAGGTTACTTTGCAGTCTATGTTGGAGAGGAACAGAAGAAGCGATTTATTCTACCTATATCATACCTGAATGAGCCTTCATTCCAGAAGTTGCTTAGTAAAGTTGAGGACGAATTTGGATTTGATCATCCAATGGGTGGTCTAACAATTCCCTATGGAGAAGATGTCTTCATGGATCTCACTTCTCGCTTAAATGGATCATGA
- the LOC142643216 gene encoding auxin-responsive protein SAUR22-like: MALLLPGILHAKQIICRSVSGLAKNVPKGYIAVYVGEEQKKRFVVPISYLNQPSFQELLSKAEDEFGFHHPMGGLTIPCREDIFINITSRLNEF; this comes from the coding sequence ATGGCTCTTCTATTGCCTGGTATTCTGCATGCTAAGCAGATTATCTGCAGGTCTGTTTCTGGTCTTGCTAAAAATGTTCCAAAAGGCTACATTGCAGTCTATGTTGGAGAGGAACAGAAGAAGCGGTTTGTGGTACCCATATCATACCTGAATCAGCCTTCATTTCAAGAATTGCTAAGTAAGGCAGAGGATGAATTTGGGTTTCATCATCCCATGGGTGGCCTTACAATTCCCTGCAGAGAAGACATCTTCATCAATATCACTTCTCGCTTAAATGAATTTTAG